From the genome of Magnetococcales bacterium, one region includes:
- a CDS encoding FkbM family methyltransferase, which translates to MTALIRTLRHLRHGPLKRFAPFWRLAGSAYRWLQGRIGSRSTVASRIGPYGPFRLNGRFAFSNFEQWGERHNAGFQVCVEACRGRHCVLDVGAHIGLVAMPVASVLAPEGRVYAFEPAAANRQFLLGHLAANQITQVEVIPDLVGDCEKTGVRFHEMDGDAGMNSVVIKKDLDAYQVTEKNQVTIDGFCRQRRIHPEVIKIDVEGYELFVLQGAKETLTTKRPLVFLSIHPGQIALLGQTTDAIVELLHALNYDILDPVDRSPVTHLEMNEYLLLPREENRP; encoded by the coding sequence ATGACGGCATTGATACGCACTTTGCGCCATCTTCGACACGGACCTTTAAAGCGGTTTGCCCCCTTCTGGCGTCTGGCCGGTTCCGCCTATCGTTGGCTACAGGGCCGGATCGGGTCACGGTCTACGGTGGCGTCGCGCATCGGTCCTTACGGACCTTTTCGCCTGAATGGGCGCTTTGCCTTCAGCAATTTTGAGCAGTGGGGTGAGCGGCACAATGCCGGTTTCCAGGTGTGTGTCGAGGCTTGCCGGGGGCGGCACTGTGTCCTGGATGTGGGTGCCCACATCGGCTTGGTTGCCATGCCGGTGGCCTCGGTGCTGGCCCCGGAGGGACGGGTCTACGCCTTTGAACCCGCTGCCGCCAACCGGCAGTTTCTTCTCGGTCACCTGGCCGCCAATCAGATCACCCAGGTCGAAGTCATTCCGGATCTGGTCGGAGACTGCGAAAAAACCGGCGTCCGTTTCCACGAAATGGACGGCGATGCCGGTATGAACTCCGTGGTGATCAAAAAAGATCTTGATGCCTACCAGGTCACGGAAAAAAATCAGGTCACCATCGATGGTTTTTGTCGGCAACGCCGCATCCATCCCGAGGTGATCAAGATTGACGTGGAAGGGTATGAACTGTTTGTCCTGCAAGGAGCCAAGGAAACCCTGACCACAAAGCGTCCGCTGGTTTTCCTGAGCATCCATCCGGGCCAGATTGCCCTGCTGGGGCAGACCACCGACGCCATTGTCGAGCTGCTCCACGCCTTGAATTACGACATTCTCGATCCCGTGGATCGTTCACCTGTCACCCATCTGGAAATGAATGAATATCTGCTGCTTCCCAGGGAGGAAAATCGGCCATGA